A region from the Acetoanaerobium noterae genome encodes:
- a CDS encoding TraG/VirB4 family ATPase — KYTMNPFEIFLEYSMNGTDDDEVTSVQVPPLSVHIKHIEKWLNCYANFDDYQLSTISSTLYSFYESKGMNIDMDLAKLKQFPQFFIKDYYKYLVDLKKVEEDDFKKNLLNQIETIIQPISVGADAHIWNNISNFPQLKKFTVFDIFELRNLDTRILTSQYYLLMERLWHECVINRMKNKNLPSDKHTFLRIVCDELHKILSTKIIATEFKNLSKMIRKYDGGLMTITQATTDYLKEDLLEEGKAILSSAVYKFVFAQNTQGLIDSKRVFDLNDKEVELLASATQSNCLAIFGNYKTKLVNVIPDFILKEIS; from the coding sequence AAATACACTATGAATCCATTTGAAATCTTCCTAGAATATAGCATGAATGGAACTGATGATGATGAAGTTACATCCGTACAAGTACCGCCATTGTCGGTACACATTAAGCATATAGAAAAATGGCTGAATTGCTACGCTAACTTTGATGATTATCAATTATCAACAATTTCAAGTACCTTATATTCATTTTATGAAAGTAAAGGAATGAATATAGACATGGACTTAGCTAAGTTGAAACAATTTCCTCAATTTTTTATAAAAGATTATTACAAGTACCTTGTAGATTTAAAAAAAGTAGAAGAAGATGACTTTAAGAAAAATCTGTTAAATCAAATAGAAACGATAATTCAACCTATAAGTGTAGGTGCTGATGCTCACATTTGGAACAATATATCTAATTTTCCACAACTAAAAAAATTTACAGTATTTGATATTTTCGAGCTTAGAAATCTTGATACTAGAATTCTAACATCACAATATTATCTACTCATGGAAAGGCTTTGGCATGAGTGTGTTATTAATAGAATGAAAAATAAAAATTTACCTTCAGATAAACACACATTTTTAAGAATAGTTTGTGATGAACTTCATAAAATTCTTAGTACTAAGATTATAGCAACTGAATTTAAAAATCTTAGCAAAATGATAAGAAAATACGATGGTGGTTTAATGACAATTACTCAAGCCACTACAGACTATTTAAAAGAGGATTTGTTAGAAGAAGGAAAAGCTATTCTAAGCAGTGCAGTATATAAGTTTGTATTTGCACAGAATACTCAAGGACTTATAGACTCGAAACGAGTATTTGATTTAAATGATAAGGAAGTAGAATTATTAGCAAGTGCCACTCAATCTAATTGTCTTGCTATTTTTGGAAATTATAAAACTAAATTGGTAAATGTAATACCAGATTTTATACTAAAAGAAATATCATAG